One window of the Pedobacter ginsengisoli genome contains the following:
- the rpsU gene encoding 30S ribosomal protein S21 → MIIINIKDGESLDKALKRFKKKFEKTGVLRELRSRQAYEKKSVARRTLVKHAIYKQNMQLEGTI, encoded by the coding sequence ATGATCATTATTAATATTAAAGACGGTGAATCACTAGATAAAGCGTTAAAACGTTTCAAAAAGAAATTTGAAAAAACAGGAGTGTTAAGAGAATTACGTAGCCGCCAAGCTTACGAGAAAAAGTCTGTAGCACGTCGTACGTTAGTGAAACACGCTATTTATAAGCAAAATATGCAACTAGAAGGAACAATATAG
- the secE gene encoding preprotein translocase subunit SecE codes for MAKVVQFVKESYEEMTQKVTWPTWGELQNSAVLVLVASLIIACVIFAMDKGSTFILDTFYKSLSN; via the coding sequence ATGGCTAAAGTAGTTCAATTTGTTAAAGAATCATATGAAGAAATGACCCAGAAGGTTACCTGGCCTACATGGGGAGAATTGCAAAATTCTGCAGTGTTGGTTTTGGTTGCTTCACTTATTATTGCATGTGTTATTTTTGCAATGGATAAGGGTTCTACTTTTATTTTGGATACTTTTTATAAATCACTTTCTAATTAA
- the rplA gene encoding 50S ribosomal protein L1 — translation MAKLTKNQKKAHAKLESGKTYSLKDAAALVKEITTTKFDASVDIDVSLGVDPRKANQMVRGIATLPHGTGKTVRVLVLCTPDKEEEAKAAGADFVGLDEYVAKIEGGWTDVDIIITTPACMAKVGKLGRVLGPRNLMPNPKSGTVTNEVGKAVTDVKGGKIDFKVDKSGIIHASVGKVSFPAEKIYENALEVLQVISKLKPSAAKGTYFKSIHVSSTMSPGIAIETKSVAGI, via the coding sequence GTGGCTAAATTAACAAAAAATCAAAAAAAGGCACATGCTAAACTAGAATCTGGTAAAACGTATTCTTTAAAGGATGCGGCTGCTTTGGTTAAAGAAATAACTACTACTAAATTTGATGCATCGGTTGATATCGATGTTAGTTTAGGTGTAGATCCACGTAAAGCCAATCAAATGGTACGTGGTATTGCAACTTTACCACACGGTACAGGTAAAACTGTTCGTGTTTTAGTTCTTTGTACTCCTGATAAGGAAGAAGAAGCTAAAGCGGCAGGCGCAGATTTTGTAGGTTTAGACGAATATGTAGCCAAGATTGAAGGTGGATGGACTGATGTTGACATTATTATCACTACTCCTGCTTGTATGGCAAAAGTAGGTAAACTGGGCCGCGTTTTAGGTCCACGTAACCTTATGCCAAACCCTAAATCAGGTACTGTAACTAACGAAGTTGGTAAAGCAGTTACTGATGTAAAAGGCGGTAAGATTGATTTTAAAGTTGACAAAAGTGGTATTATACACGCTTCAGTAGGAAAAGTATCATTCCCAGCAGAAAAAATATATGAAAATGCTTTAGAAGTACTTCAGGTAATTTCTAAGTTAAAACCATCTGCTGCAAAAGGAACTTATTTTAAGAGCATTCATGTTTCTTCAACAATGAGTCCTGGAATTGCAATTGAAACTAAATCAGTAGCGGGGATCTAA
- the rplL gene encoding 50S ribosomal protein L7/L12 yields the protein MADLKAFAEQLVNLTVKEVNELAQILKDEYGIEPAAAAVAVAGPAGDAAPAAEEKSTFDVILKEAGGQKLAVVKLVKDLTGLGLKEAKDLVDGAPKELKAGVAKDEAEALKKQLEEAGAVVEIK from the coding sequence ATGGCAGATTTAAAAGCGTTTGCTGAGCAATTGGTAAACTTAACAGTTAAAGAAGTTAACGAATTAGCTCAAATATTAAAAGACGAGTACGGTATTGAACCAGCTGCTGCTGCAGTTGCTGTTGCAGGTCCTGCTGGTGATGCTGCTCCTGCAGCTGAAGAAAAATCAACTTTCGATGTAATTTTGAAAGAAGCTGGTGGTCAGAAATTAGCAGTTGTTAAATTGGTAAAAGACTTAACTGGTTTAGGTTTGAAAGAAGCTAAAGACTTAGTTGACGGTGCACCTAAAGAATTAAAAGCTGGTGTTGCTAAAGACGAAGCAGAAGCTTTGAAAAAACAATTAGAAGAAGCTGGAGCTGTAGTTGAAATTAAGTAA
- a CDS encoding tyrosine-type recombinase/integrase, which yields MTVDHFLTYLQHEKRYSPHTVQSYRTDLIQFGDFMLQTFELQINDAAYVHIRDYMVWLMEEGTAESSIGRKLSALRSFCKYLVREGVVQSSPMALVKAPKAPKRLPVFVDDEKLDMLLDSEVFFNEGFSSVRDRLVIEALFGTGIRLSELLTLKESDVNFYDSNIRVLGKRNKERIVPISKPLEDQLRNYIALKTLQNFDNKTESLFVTDKGEAAYPKLIYRIVQRYLSFVSTQDKKSPHVLRHSYATSLLNRGADLNAIKELLGHASLAATQVYTHNSVERLKSIYKQAHPKA from the coding sequence ATGACTGTTGACCATTTTTTAACATATCTCCAGCACGAGAAGCGATATTCTCCACACACAGTACAGTCCTACAGAACCGACCTGATTCAGTTTGGGGATTTTATGCTCCAGACATTTGAACTCCAAATAAATGATGCAGCATATGTTCATATAAGAGATTATATGGTTTGGCTGATGGAAGAAGGTACTGCTGAGAGTTCGATTGGAAGAAAGCTTTCCGCCCTGCGCAGTTTTTGTAAATATCTTGTTCGTGAGGGCGTAGTTCAATCGAGTCCAATGGCGCTTGTAAAAGCCCCTAAAGCCCCCAAAAGACTTCCTGTATTTGTTGATGATGAAAAGCTGGATATGTTACTTGATTCTGAAGTTTTTTTTAATGAGGGCTTTTCTTCTGTAAGAGACAGGCTGGTTATTGAAGCTTTATTTGGAACTGGTATACGACTTTCGGAATTGCTGACATTAAAGGAGTCTGATGTTAATTTCTACGATTCAAATATCAGGGTTTTGGGTAAAAGGAATAAAGAACGAATAGTTCCAATAAGTAAACCCCTTGAAGATCAGTTAAGAAATTACATTGCGCTAAAAACATTACAAAATTTTGATAACAAAACGGAGAGCTTATTCGTTACAGATAAAGGAGAAGCGGCCTATCCTAAGTTGATATACAGAATAGTGCAACGTTATTTAAGTTTCGTTTCCACACAAGATAAGAAAAGCCCGCACGTATTACGACATTCTTATGCTACAAGTTTGTTGAATAGAGGAGCGGATTTAAATGCGATAAAAGAGTTGTTGGGGCATGCAAGTCTGGCTGCAACCCAGGTTTATACCCACAATTCAGTAGAGAGATTAAAATCAATATATAAACAAGCCCATCCAAAGGCATAA
- a CDS encoding acyl-CoA dehydrogenase family protein, which translates to MLETMDNSVGYNFSISESQEMIRAMVHDFAEKNIRANVMEWDEAQYFPVEVFKKLGELGLMGVLVPETYGGSGLGYQEYVDVIVGISRVCGSIGLSLAAHNSLCTGHILAFANEEQKMRWLPKLASAEWIGAWGLTEANTGSDALRMLTVATLEGDEYVINGSKNWITHGKTGDIAVVMARTGEKGDSNGISAFVVERGTPGFAAGKKENKLGMRASETTEMIFDNCRIAKENLLGNIGEGFKQAMKVLDGGRISIAALALGIAKGAYEAAVAYAKQRHQFGQPIANFQGISFKLADMATEIEASELLIRQAADLKNRGLPMSKESAMAKYFASEVAVRTATEAVQIFGGYGYTKDFPVEKFYRDSKLCTIGEGTSEIQKIVIAREVLKH; encoded by the coding sequence ATGTTAGAAACAATGGATAATTCTGTAGGATATAATTTTAGTATCTCAGAGAGTCAGGAAATGATAAGAGCGATGGTACATGATTTTGCAGAGAAAAATATTCGTGCAAATGTAATGGAGTGGGATGAGGCACAGTATTTTCCGGTAGAGGTTTTTAAGAAACTTGGTGAGTTGGGTTTAATGGGTGTTTTGGTTCCCGAAACTTATGGTGGGTCTGGTTTGGGCTATCAGGAGTATGTGGATGTGATTGTAGGAATTTCCAGAGTTTGTGGTTCTATTGGTCTCTCATTGGCTGCGCATAATTCTTTGTGTACCGGTCATATTCTTGCTTTTGCCAATGAAGAGCAAAAAATGAGATGGCTACCTAAATTGGCATCGGCCGAATGGATAGGAGCATGGGGTTTAACAGAAGCGAATACAGGTTCTGATGCTTTAAGGATGCTAACGGTGGCTACTCTTGAAGGAGATGAATATGTGATTAATGGATCTAAAAACTGGATTACTCATGGAAAAACAGGAGATATAGCTGTAGTTATGGCCAGGACAGGCGAGAAAGGCGATTCTAATGGGATTTCTGCTTTTGTTGTTGAACGGGGAACACCAGGGTTTGCAGCCGGCAAAAAGGAGAACAAATTAGGAATGAGGGCTTCAGAAACCACTGAAATGATATTTGATAATTGCCGTATCGCCAAGGAAAATCTTTTGGGAAATATAGGGGAAGGCTTTAAACAGGCGATGAAAGTCTTAGATGGTGGACGGATTTCAATTGCAGCATTGGCATTAGGAATTGCTAAAGGAGCTTATGAGGCAGCAGTGGCTTACGCTAAACAAAGGCATCAATTTGGACAGCCAATTGCAAATTTTCAGGGGATTAGTTTTAAGCTTGCTGATATGGCTACTGAAATTGAAGCTTCTGAGTTGCTGATAAGGCAGGCTGCTGATTTAAAGAATCGTGGCTTACCTATGAGTAAAGAATCAGCCATGGCCAAGTACTTTGCGTCTGAAGTTGCCGTGAGAACAGCAACGGAGGCAGTGCAGATTTTTGGAGGATATGGTTATACTAAAGATTTTCCGGTAGAAAAGTTTTACAGAGATAGTAAATTATGTACCATTGGAGAAGGAACTTCAGAAATTCAGAAAATAGTTATTGCAAGAGAAGTTTTAAAACATTAG
- the rplK gene encoding 50S ribosomal protein L11, with product MAKEVSALVKLQIKGGAANPSPPVGPALGAKGVNIMEFCKQFNARTQDKPGKVLPVVITVYADKSFEFIIKTPPVAIQLKDATKLQSGSAEPNRKKVGSVTWDQVKSIAEDKMTDLNAFTIESAMSMVAGTARSMGITVSGDAPWTN from the coding sequence ATGGCAAAAGAAGTCAGTGCACTTGTTAAATTACAGATCAAGGGCGGAGCTGCAAATCCATCGCCACCAGTAGGACCTGCTTTAGGTGCTAAAGGGGTGAACATCATGGAGTTTTGCAAACAATTCAATGCTCGTACCCAAGATAAGCCTGGTAAAGTATTACCTGTTGTAATTACTGTTTATGCTGACAAGTCTTTCGAATTTATCATCAAAACCCCTCCGGTTGCTATCCAGTTAAAGGATGCTACTAAATTACAGAGTGGTTCTGCTGAGCCCAACCGTAAGAAAGTTGGTTCGGTGACTTGGGATCAGGTTAAGTCAATTGCTGAAGATAAAATGACTGATTTAAATGCTTTCACTATCGAATCGGCAATGAGTATGGTTGCCGGTACAGCACGCAGTATGGGAATCACCGTTAGCGGTGATGCACCTTGGACAAATTAA
- the hpf gene encoding ribosome hibernation-promoting factor, HPF/YfiA family, with product MKITVQSIHFNADQKLLDFIQKKVDKLDQFFDQIISGEVYLKLENVDDEANKISEIKLIVPGGTMFAKEQCKSFEEATDLAIESLRKQITKHKDKTRIKLSEHKAILNANEVSDY from the coding sequence ATGAAAATTACAGTTCAATCGATCCATTTCAATGCAGACCAGAAGTTATTAGATTTCATTCAAAAGAAAGTAGATAAACTAGATCAGTTTTTTGATCAGATTATTAGTGGGGAAGTTTATTTAAAATTAGAGAATGTAGATGATGAAGCCAATAAAATAAGTGAGATTAAATTGATCGTACCTGGCGGAACAATGTTCGCAAAAGAACAATGTAAATCATTTGAAGAGGCAACAGATTTAGCAATTGAATCCTTAAGAAAGCAAATTACGAAACATAAAGACAAGACGAGAATAAAATTAAGCGAACATAAAGCAATTTTAAATGCGAATGAAGTATCTGATTATTAG
- a CDS encoding ATP-binding protein, with the protein MKFVTAKDLIAQLKNDLIGKDSYRGVTLTYSWLANQFGHFSLGFIPTILIYTLLKAKTSVSSPELWAAFGVWGGWILFELFNFLWPLLFKSESKRKALGSGKYTFQPAWLNVTFDTITDLLYFGIGALSASLICEFHQGILITLIVLVILISYPFYYWYSTKMFIQNAGYPFQLRLSQWNQQIKEENKALILNFLQHNEPGKHMLLFGSRGSGKTMLSVGIATESSIKNNSCSYVTAVKLLCLFFENEDNPPITKPGAWSWRNSSLLVIDDINPGGNVQDDILSAAQFYTILDNLSCGEINKKAIKEKSIIWVMGNEDPDRHAEERWETLLEKIGVEKSNITTVNLDAI; encoded by the coding sequence ATGAAGTTTGTTACTGCAAAAGACCTTATAGCTCAATTAAAAAACGACCTTATAGGCAAAGATTCATACAGAGGGGTAACACTTACCTACTCCTGGCTGGCTAATCAGTTTGGCCATTTTTCATTAGGTTTTATTCCTACAATACTTATTTACACTTTGCTAAAAGCAAAAACCAGCGTTTCTAGTCCAGAGCTATGGGCAGCATTTGGTGTTTGGGGGGGCTGGATCTTATTTGAGTTATTTAATTTCCTATGGCCCCTACTATTTAAATCAGAATCGAAACGCAAGGCACTGGGAAGCGGAAAGTACACATTTCAACCTGCCTGGTTAAATGTTACGTTCGATACCATTACAGACCTCCTATATTTTGGCATAGGAGCACTCTCTGCAAGTTTGATCTGCGAGTTTCATCAAGGAATTCTTATCACTCTTATTGTGTTGGTAATATTAATTAGCTATCCCTTCTATTACTGGTATAGTACAAAAATGTTTATCCAGAATGCTGGCTATCCTTTTCAGTTACGGTTAAGTCAATGGAACCAGCAAATAAAAGAAGAAAACAAAGCGTTGATTTTAAACTTTTTACAGCATAATGAACCCGGAAAACATATGTTGCTATTCGGTTCCAGAGGAAGTGGCAAAACAATGCTATCTGTTGGAATAGCAACAGAATCATCTATTAAAAATAACAGCTGTAGTTACGTTACAGCAGTAAAATTATTATGCCTGTTTTTTGAGAATGAAGATAATCCTCCAATTACAAAGCCTGGAGCCTGGTCGTGGAGGAACTCATCATTATTGGTTATTGATGATATTAATCCGGGGGGAAATGTACAAGATGATATTTTAAGTGCTGCCCAATTCTACACCATCCTTGATAATTTGAGTTGCGGCGAAATAAATAAAAAGGCCATTAAAGAAAAAAGTATAATCTGGGTTATGGGAAATGAAGACCCAGATAGGCATGCTGAAGAACGCTGGGAAACATTATTAGAAAAAATAGGCGTTGAAAAATCGAATATTACAACCGTAAATCTTGATGCAATTTAA
- the tuf gene encoding elongation factor Tu gives MAKEKFDRSKPHLNIGTIGHVDHGKTTLTAAITKVLSDAGLSEARSFDSIDSAPEEKERGITINTAHVEYSTGNRHYAHVDCPGHADYVKNMVTGAAQMDGAIIVVAATDGPMPQTREHILLARQVGVPSLVVFMNKVDMVDDPELLELVEMEVRELLSFYEFPGDDIPVIQGSALGGLNGDPKWVAKIMELMDAVDSYIPIPPRLTDLPFLMPVEDVFSITGRGTVATGRIERGVINSGDPVEILGMGAENLKSTVTGVEMFRKILDYGEAGDNVGLLLRGIEKTDIRRGMVICKPGSVTPHTDFKAEIYVLSKAEGGRHTPFFNKYRPQFYFRTTDVTGEITLAEGTEMVMPGDNVTINVKLINAIAMEKGLRFAIREGGRTVGAGQVTEIVK, from the coding sequence ATGGCAAAAGAAAAGTTTGACCGCAGCAAGCCGCACTTAAACATCGGCACAATCGGTCACGTTGACCACGGTAAAACAACCTTAACAGCAGCTATCACTAAAGTGTTATCTGATGCTGGTTTATCTGAGGCGCGTTCATTTGATTCAATTGACTCAGCTCCTGAGGAAAAAGAAAGAGGTATCACCATTAATACAGCACACGTTGAGTATTCAACAGGTAACCGTCACTACGCACACGTTGACTGTCCAGGTCACGCGGATTATGTGAAGAACATGGTAACTGGAGCTGCACAAATGGATGGAGCTATCATTGTTGTAGCTGCTACAGATGGTCCGATGCCACAAACTCGTGAGCACATTCTATTAGCTCGTCAGGTAGGTGTTCCTTCGTTAGTAGTATTCATGAATAAAGTGGATATGGTTGACGATCCTGAGTTATTAGAATTAGTAGAGATGGAAGTTCGTGAATTATTATCATTCTATGAATTCCCTGGTGATGATATCCCTGTTATTCAAGGTTCAGCTCTTGGTGGTTTGAACGGAGATCCAAAATGGGTAGCTAAAATCATGGAATTAATGGATGCTGTTGATAGCTATATTCCAATTCCTCCACGTTTAACTGACCTTCCATTCTTAATGCCTGTTGAGGACGTATTCTCGATCACTGGTCGTGGTACTGTTGCAACTGGACGTATTGAGCGTGGTGTAATCAACTCTGGAGATCCAGTTGAGATCTTGGGTATGGGTGCAGAAAATCTTAAATCAACTGTAACAGGTGTTGAGATGTTCCGTAAAATCCTTGATTATGGTGAGGCTGGTGATAACGTAGGTTTATTGTTACGTGGTATTGAGAAAACTGATATCCGTCGTGGTATGGTTATCTGTAAACCAGGTTCAGTAACTCCTCATACTGATTTCAAAGCTGAGATCTATGTATTATCAAAAGCTGAAGGTGGACGTCACACTCCATTCTTTAACAAATACCGTCCACAATTCTATTTCCGTACCACAGACGTAACTGGTGAGATTACACTAGCTGAAGGAACTGAAATGGTTATGCCAGGTGATAACGTTACTATCAATGTTAAATTGATCAACGCAATCGCAATGGAAAAAGGTCTACGTTTCGCTATCCGTGAAGGTGGTAGAACAGTAGGTGCTGGTCAGGTAACTGAAATTGTAAAATAG
- the rplJ gene encoding 50S ribosomal protein L10, giving the protein MNREEKNEVVSALQGKMQEYGNFYITDTSSLSVEKVNSIRRKCFESGIEMQVAKNTLIKKAIEGLEGDASEIFVALKGQSALLFSTVGNGPAKLIKALRKGSDKPQLKAAYIDSTVFIGDNQLDTLVSLKSREELIGDIIGLLQSPAKNVISALQSGGNKIAGIVKTLQEREG; this is encoded by the coding sequence ATGAACAGAGAAGAAAAAAACGAAGTTGTTTCGGCTCTTCAAGGGAAGATGCAGGAATACGGTAATTTTTATATTACCGATACATCAAGCTTATCTGTTGAGAAAGTAAACAGTATCCGTCGCAAATGTTTCGAAAGCGGGATTGAAATGCAGGTTGCTAAAAATACTTTAATCAAAAAAGCGATTGAAGGATTAGAAGGCGATGCATCAGAAATCTTTGTTGCCCTTAAAGGCCAGTCAGCATTATTATTCTCTACTGTAGGTAATGGTCCAGCTAAGCTGATCAAAGCCTTGAGAAAAGGATCTGACAAGCCTCAGCTTAAAGCAGCATATATCGATTCAACAGTATTTATTGGTGATAACCAATTAGATACTTTAGTAAGCTTGAAATCAAGAGAAGAGCTTATTGGAGATATCATTGGATTATTACAATCACCAGCTAAAAACGTTATTTCGGCTTTACAGTCTGGCGGTAACAAAATTGCAGGAATTGTTAAAACTCTTCAAGAAAGAGAAGGTTAA
- a CDS encoding LuxR C-terminal-related transcriptional regulator, translating into MKSKGNFGDYSRNFITDVPADLKDEQSLFFEQTIPRFAEEAIYIYSFKENRMIFASGWEEVVGYRDDEINMLAIVNMSAPEFAPFSHDLNDKALQFIHNKTEDLEKYSFTIELKKIHKNGSEVPISARVGVFSSENGKIESIIGRFQINRSLIFGKIMRYAAYGPDKEKFEEELNKILFYHLAISNKEKEALSLVAKGYSFKEIAHELGVSHSAIEKRIIPLYKRFDVKSLTHLVSFAYDNNILP; encoded by the coding sequence ATGAAATCGAAAGGGAATTTTGGAGACTATTCAAGGAACTTTATAACAGATGTTCCGGCTGACTTAAAAGATGAACAGTCATTATTTTTTGAGCAAACCATTCCCAGATTTGCCGAAGAAGCTATCTATATCTATTCATTTAAAGAAAACCGAATGATATTTGCCAGCGGCTGGGAGGAAGTTGTTGGGTATAGGGATGATGAAATAAATATGTTGGCTATAGTAAATATGTCAGCACCTGAATTTGCTCCTTTCTCGCACGATCTTAATGATAAGGCCCTCCAGTTTATTCATAACAAAACCGAAGATCTTGAGAAGTATAGTTTTACTATTGAACTTAAAAAGATTCATAAAAATGGGAGCGAAGTCCCTATCTCGGCAAGGGTGGGCGTTTTTAGTTCTGAAAATGGTAAGATTGAATCCATTATAGGGCGCTTTCAAATCAATAGGAGCCTAATATTTGGGAAAATAATGCGATACGCAGCTTACGGTCCGGATAAAGAAAAGTTTGAAGAGGAATTAAATAAAATATTATTTTACCACTTAGCGATATCTAATAAGGAGAAAGAAGCCCTTTCACTTGTTGCAAAAGGGTATTCTTTTAAAGAAATTGCCCATGAGTTGGGGGTTTCTCACTCAGCTATAGAAAAAAGAATTATCCCCCTTTATAAGCGGTTTGATGTTAAAAGTTTAACCCACCTGGTTAGTTTTGCATACGATAATAATATACTTCCTTAA
- the nusG gene encoding transcription termination/antitermination protein NusG translates to MNDQLKWYVVRAVSGKEKKVKQYIDSEISRLGFSHLVPQVLIPMEKYYQMKDGKKIAKERNFYPGYVLIEAILDGELEHIIKNINSVIGFLGDKGGNPVPMRQAEVNRILGKVDEMSQQSEIMNVAYYVGENVKVMDGPFNGFTGVIEEVNEEKKKLKVMVKIFGRKTPLELNYMQVEKE, encoded by the coding sequence ATGAACGATCAGTTGAAATGGTATGTAGTTAGGGCTGTTAGCGGAAAAGAGAAGAAAGTAAAACAGTATATTGATTCTGAAATTAGCCGTTTAGGATTTTCTCATTTGGTTCCTCAGGTTTTAATACCGATGGAAAAATATTACCAGATGAAAGACGGGAAAAAGATTGCAAAAGAGCGCAATTTTTATCCTGGCTATGTTTTAATTGAAGCGATTTTAGACGGTGAATTAGAGCATATAATTAAAAATATTAATAGCGTTATTGGTTTCTTAGGAGATAAGGGAGGAAACCCTGTTCCTATGCGCCAGGCGGAAGTTAATCGTATTTTAGGTAAAGTTGATGAGATGAGCCAGCAAAGCGAAATCATGAACGTTGCTTATTATGTTGGAGAGAACGTTAAAGTAATGGATGGACCATTTAATGGTTTTACAGGCGTTATTGAAGAGGTTAACGAAGAGAAAAAGAAACTAAAGGTTATGGTTAAGATCTTCGGAAGAAAAACTCCGTTAGAACTTAACTATATGCAAGTAGAAAAGGAATAG